In the genome of Thermodesulfobacteriota bacterium, the window CAACCGGTTATTCGTATCATCGAGGACTTGCATTGGGTAGACCCATCGACTTTGGAATTTCTTAGTCTCCTTGTGGAACGCGTACCTACTGCTCCCATTTATACTCTTCTCACTTTTCGCCCGGATTTCTTCCCCCCATGGACATTTCGTTCACACATCACCCAGATAACGCTAAACCGTTTATCACAAAAACAGGTGATGGTTATGGCTGAGAGGGTGGCAGGAGGCAAGACTCTGCCGTTAACTGTGATTAAGCAATTGGTGACGAAAACCGATGGAGTTCCGCTCTTTGTAGAAGAGTTAACCAAAATGATTTTGGAGTCAGGATTACTTAGAGAGCAGGATGGATCCTATGAACTAACAGGTCCCCTCCCGCCGCTGGCAATTCCCACAACGCTGCATGATTCACTCATAGCCCGACTCGACAGGTTAGTCACTGCAAAAGAGGTGGCACAATTGGCAGCCACACTTGGAAGGGAGTTTAGCTATGAATTGCTCCAGGCGGTCTCGCCCTTTGATGAGGCGACTCTGGAGAGAGAATTAGCAAAGCTAGTGGATGCAGAACTTCTCTATCAGAGAGGTATACCGCCCCAAGCCAGATACATCTTCAAACACGCACTAATTCAGGATACGGCATATCAATCTCTGCTAAAGAGTAAAAGGCAGCTTTACCATCAGAAAATTACGCAAATTTTAGAGGAGAAATTCCCCGATACCATCGAGACCCAGCCTGAACTTTTAGCCCATCACTTTACTGAGGCAGGCCTATTTGAGCAAGCGATTCCCTATTTGAAGGATGCAGGACAGAGAGCCAGGGAAAGATCGGCCAATTTGGAGGCCATCAGTCATCTCACTAAGGGTCTGGAGTTGCTCAAGGCAATGCCAGACACAACTGAGCGTACACAGCAAGAGTTGGACCTGTTGATCACACTTGGGCCAGCTTTAATAGCAACTAAAGGCTGGGCTGCCCCAGAAGTCGAGCAAGCCTATGCACGCGCTCGAGAGCTCTGCCAACAATTGGGTGAAACCCTCAAGCTTTATCCAGTTCTATGGGTCCTTTGCTCATTCTATCTTGTGCGAGCGGAGCACAATTCAACGCATGATCTTGGGAAAATACTCTTCAATATGGCTCAACGTAATGACGATGCGGAAATCTTCTTAGCCGCCCATCATGCATTAGGTATGGCCCTATACTGTCTTGGAGATTTTACCCCTGCCAGAAAACATTTAGAACAAGGCATTGCCCTCTATGATCCTCAGAAGCACCGCGCTCATACCTTGTTTTTCGGCCCGGACCTTGGAGTATTTTGCCTATCATGGGAAGCTCATGTTCTATGGCAATTAGGCTATCCCGAGCAGGCCCTAAAGAAGTGCCGCGGTGCTCTGACACTGGCTAATGATCTATCTCACCCCTTAAGCCTTGCTTTGGCCCTTGACTATGCTTCAATGTTTCATCAATTTTGCAGGGATAGAAATTCTGCTCGAGAAAAAGCAGAGGAAGCAATCGCTTTATGTACTGAGCATGGCTTTGTGTATTACTTGGCATGGGGAAATATTATTCAGGGCTGGACACAGGCTGTACAGGGGGAGGCTAAGAAAAGTATTGAAATAATGCATCAAGGGCTAGCTGACTTGCGTTCCACTGGGGCAGAGAGATCCCTTCCCTATTATCTTGCCTTGTTGGCTGAGGCATATGGTGAAGCTGAAAGGGCCGAAGAAGGCTTGAACGTGCTAAGAGAGGCCTTTTCTTTTGTTGATAAAAAGTCGGAACGATGGTGGGAGGCGGAGCTTTATAGGTTAAGGGGGGAGTTGCTGTTAAAGCTGAACGCTGCCGAGGCCGAAGTTGAGGATTGCTATCGGAAGGCCATGGAAATTGCCCGCCGCCAGAGTGCAAGGTCCTTAGAGCTGCGAGCAGTGACTAGTTTTAGTCGTCTTTTGCAGAAACAGGACAAGAAAGAAGAAGCACTGCAGATGCTGGCCGAGATATATAGCTGGTTCACAGAGGGATTTGATACCCCGGACTTGAAGGAAGCACAGGCGTTGCTTGGAGAGCTCTCGCGAAAATAATACAACCACTCAAAAATGTGTAACATGCCGTACTATCATAAAGTGCTCATAATCATTAATTTAGTTTACTCCTTCGTAAATTGGGTTTTCAAACTCATATTGCGTTTGGTGTTTAAACATTCTAATTTAAAATCTCATAAAGCCTTTTTTAACAAGGCTTGACAGACTTTTATTAAAGGGAGGTAAATTATGGTAAACAACAAAATTAGAAGTATTACAGGTGCTGAAATCGTGCTAAAGGAAAAAGCGGTGGAAGAATTAAAGGCAAGTTTGCGGGGCGAATTAATCCTTCCCGAAGATGAAGGATATGATGATGCACGCAAGGTTCATAACGGAATGATAGACCGGCATCCATGCCTGATTTTGCGCTGTGCCGGGGTTTCGGACGTTATATCTGCTGTCAATTTTGCTCGTGAGAACAAGCTTATTCTCGCGATAAGAGGAGGCGGCCACAATGTTGCCGGATTTGCCGTGTGGGATGATGCTGTTGTAATCGACCTATCATCCATGAAGAGCATTCGAGTTGATCCCACGAAGCGGACTGCCCGCGCTGCAGGTGGATGCACATGGGGCGATCTTGACCACGAAACCCATGCTTTTGGGTTAGCAACTACTGGCGGGATCATCTCTACCACAGGAATCGCCGGTGTCACTCTTGGGGGTGGTATCGGTTACCTTACGCGAAAGTGCGGCCCGTCGTGCGACAAACCTAATTTCGGTTGATGTGGTGACTGCAGACGGTCGTTTCATCACTGCAAGCAATAAAGAGAACAATGATCTATTCTGGGGCTTGCGTGGTGGTGGTGGCAACTTTGTGATTGTTACATCCTTCGAGTTCAAGTTGCATCCCGTTAGCACGGTATTCGCTGGCCCAATACTCTATTCACTCCAAGAGGCCAGAGGTGCTATGCGTTTATACAGGGAATACATGGCAAAGGCACCCGAAGATATGAGCGGTCTCTTTTCTTTCCTGGTAGTACCGCCGGGGCCGCCTTTCCCTGATCATTTACACAATAAAACTGTCTGTGGGGTCGTGCGTTGCTATGCTGGACCAACGGAAAAGGCGGAGGAGGTTATCCGACCACTCCGTAAATTTGGTCCTCCTATATTTGAGTACCTCGGCCACATACCCTATCCCGCTCTTCAAAGCGCACTCGACGCCCTTGTACCCTTTGGGCTACAGTACTATTGGAAGGCCGATTTCGTTAAGGAGCTGATTGACGATGCTATTGAGGTGCACCTTAAGTATGGGCCTGATATTGCCAAGTATAATTCAGCACTTTACATCTATCCCACTAGTGGGGCAGCTCATCGTGTTAAAAAGGACGAGACTGCTTTCAATCACCGAGATGCAGACTTCGTACATGTAATTGCCTCGGCGAATTCTGACCCGGCTGATACACCCAAGAACAGTGAGTGGGTCCGGGAGTACTGGTCTGCGCTCCATCCCTACTCCGCCGGTGGGGCGTACCTGAATTTCATGATGGAAGAGGGAGAAAATAGGATAAAAGCTACTTACGGTGATAACTATGAGCGTCTGGTCCAGATCAAAAACAAGTACGATCCAACAAACCTTTTCAGAGTTAACCAGAACATTAAGCCAACAGTCTGATAACATTATACCCCTTAAGATAAAGCATAGATAGGCACAAGCGATAGGCGAGGTTTTCCAACCTCGCCTTCCAAAAAACCTCCTTTACCATTCATGGGGACCAACCATGATGGGAGTGATTCTTCAATGTAGAGGAAACCTTCAGGTTTCCACATCCAACGGTCATTCCCGAAGAATGTAATCGGGGATCCATCAAATAGTCATGCTGAATGAATATGAGAAATCTTTCTTTGTAAAACCAATCCTAAAATAGGGTTTAATTAAACTACAAATATCAACGACACTCCTATGATCCATGACTTCTTGAGATAAAACAATTGGCAATTGCAGGCCCCGTTCGTTTTTTTATTCATCAAACGAAGTTACATATTATCATTAAAACGTATAATATTTTACAACTAAGTTATATTGCTAAAATAATTATTTTAAATCATGAATAATTTCAATTTTGAATGGGATGAGAATAAGAATCGCGAAAATCAGAAAAGGCATAAAGTTCTTTTGAGGAAGCGAAAAGTTTCTTTTACGATGTCAATGCCAGACTAATTTGGGACCCAGACCATTCTGAGGAAGAAGATCGTTTTATTTTGTTAGGTTTGAGTGACAAACTTCGAATGTTGGTAGTTGGTCACAGCTATCGGGAAGAAGATGAGGTGGTAAGAATTATATCCGCAAGGAACGCAACGAGGAATCAAACAAAATTTCATGAAAGGAGAAAACGAAATGAGAAGAGAATATGATTTCTCTAAATCTGTAAGAAATCCTTATATAAAAAAACTTAAAAAACAGATTACGATACGTCTTGAAACCGAGACAATTGATTATTTTAAAAAGATTGCGGCAGCGCCAGACATCCCATATCAGAAGTTGATGAATCTTTTCCTAAAGAACTGTGCTCAGAATAAAATCAAGCCTTCAATAAATTGGAAAAGCTCATGAATTGCCCATAGTCCAGATGTGTCACTAATATTCTCCAGTAAATTTGTATAAGAATAAATCGTATTAATATTCTCAATTTGATTTTCTAATATGTTTTGATTTACAATAAATCGAATATTAGGTTGCATCATTTAATCCAAAATTTGAATTCAATCATTTAAAACTGAGATGGATCAGATTAATAATCAAATAGAACAAGCTCGAAAAAATTTATTAGATCTAACTATGTTTAATCGGCTTCTAAATCATAAGCCGACTAAAAGAAGGACTCTCAAAATAGTGGATGAAATTCCTAGAGAAATTTATGAAATTTTGGTTATTAAAGAAAAGGCTATGGAATTTTCACCAAAAATTACTAATAACTCTGTAAATATTCAGCAGGAAAAACCCTCATTTGAAGCACAGAAGGAAATTCAAATTTACTCAGAAAAAGATGATGAATCGATACTTTGGGAGTTGCCACCACCCGATTCAGAATTAGCCAATAAGTATAGTGACCGGTTCCTACAAACAAATTTGGAAGCTGAATCACTTCAGAAACATTTATTCTATGTTTTTCAAGAATCTAATTCAGTTCTTGAGGAACAGGGTTATACAATTCTTTTTCTAGCTCTGGGTATTTTAGAATGGACAGAAAGTCCTAATTCATCGGAATCAAGACGAGCACCTCTAATATTAATCCCTACAGAACTAGAACGCTTAAATGTTCGTTCGAGATTCAAGCTCAAGTGGACAGGTGAAGACATCATTACAAATATTTCACTTAAGGAAAAACTCAAACAGCAATTTATCTCATTACCTGATTTTGAAATGCCCGACACTAAAGAAGGAATCGTTTCTTACTTTGACTCCGTTAAGAAATCAATATCTTCAATGTCAAGTTGGAAAATTTATAGTGATATATATTTGGATTTCTTCAGTTTTACCAAATTTGTAATGTGGAAAGACCTTGATTTGAAGAATTGGCCAGACGATATGTCTCTAGAGAGCTTTCCATTAATTAGATCTATATTTGACCCCTCCTATGAGTATGAGAGTTGTTATAATGGATTTTCTGAAAGAGAAATCGATGAGAAACTCAGTAGCCGAGACGTTTATCATATCATGGATGCTGACCCTTCACAAATAGCAGTTATAGAAAATATCAAAGCAGGTCAAAATCTAGTAGTTGAAGGACCTCCTGGAACAGGAAAATCTCAAACTATTACAAACTTAATCGCAGAACTTCTAATTAAGCAAAAAAGCGTTCTCTTCATTAGTCAGAAGATGGCGGCACTTGAGGTTGTGAAAAGCCGTCTTGATTCTTTAGGTCTTGGAGATTTTTGTCTTGAGTTACATAGTCGAAAAACTAAGAAGAAAGATATGCTCAAAGAACTTGAACGCACTATCAATATTACTCCTCCAAATGCGCATGTACCCGAAAATGATTTTGAACATTTAGAAAACCTTAAATCCGAACTTAATAATTATGCTAAAGCATTAAGAGAAGGAGTTGGGGATTCTGGAATAAATGTATATGAACTATATCAAATAAAGGAAAGGGTCTATCGCCACTACAAAAATGTCAATCGCGAGATGCCAACTGTCTTATTTCAGTCCCCAGAAAAGGTAAACCAAAATCAATTGAGTTTGGCAAAATCAAAAATTAAGGAATTAGAGGAAATATTACCTTTAGTAAGACTTATTAGCAGTAATGCCTGGAGGGGTTGCGAACCTGAAAACGTGTTGCAATCCGATGAAATAATAATTAAAGGCTTGATCGATGAATGTTTAGAAAGTTTAAAAATTCTTAACGATTCGAACAAAAGTCTGTCCGAGGCGTGTGCCATAAATACTTCTCTATGTTTGAATGACATAACTAAATCTTTAGAAGCAGCTATGGTGATGGCAGATTCCGAACCAATTGATCGTAATGTTTTGCTAAATTCAGAGTGGAATGAACCTAGTGAAAAAGCTTCAAATATTATTGAGATGATAGAATCATTTCATAATGAACTTGAAAAAATACTTAAAAAATTTAAAACTGAGTCACTTGACCAAGATATTTCTAAAGTACTTGACCAATTCAATACGGAGTCTGGAAAATTTCTAAGGTTTCTACCTTTTACAAAATATCGTTCACTTAAGCGTGAAATCAACTCTTTTTACAAGGAGAAATCAACTCCGAAAAACAATCGAGAGATAATCTCAGATCTCCAAAGTTTAGTCGATCTCCTAAATCAACGTGAACAGATTAGGGAATTTAATAATCCAGGAAAATCATTATTTGGTTCTCTGTGGAAAAGTGAAAATAGCCATTCAAATGCTCTACGAAATTTCTCGAAATGGATTACCACTTACCGCAAACAAATACTAAGCAAAGTGCTTTCTGAACGTTCGGCAGACCTTATTAATTCTGGAATATCAAGACAAGAAATCGAAAAACAAATTAATGAAGTAGAAGAAAATGCAAAAAGATTTCATGATAAAATCAATGTTTTAAAAATGAAAATTAATTCAGAGTATGAATTTATTTTCGGTACTGATATAAACAATGTTTCTTTCTCTCATATAACTGCTCAATTACAACTTTGGAGAGCAGAGCTAGGGAAACTACATCTGTGGTCACAATATGTTACACGCAAAAACAACTTAAAGCAGACCATAGCTGAGCCAATACTCCAATTTGTTGAAAATGATAGCGTAGTACCCGAGGATCTAGAATGTTGCTTCCAGGGGAATTTTACAAACTATCTTTTAAATTTTGCTTTTAAAGAACGGCCAGCTTTATTAACTTTCATAGGGGAATTACATGAAAAAAAAATTAGAAGTTTCAGAGATCTAGATCTCGAGATAATTCGTAGGAACCGGGTCAGGCTAAAGAACGAACTGTACCGAATGCGTCCACCAATATCAGGTGGGTCATCTAAAGGATCCGAAGCTGGGATTCTTATGGGAGAAATGAATAGAAAAAGGGGACATATGCCTATACGGAAACTCCTTATCAGTTGCGGTAATCTAATACAGAAAATCAAACAATGCTTTATGATGAGTCCACTCTCTATTGCACAGTTTCTTGATCCCACCACCATTAGATTCGATGTAATTATTTATGACGAAGCAAGCCAGGTAAAGCCAGAGGATGCAATTGGATCTCTATTACGAGGTAACCAACTTGTAGTTATGGGAGATACAAAACAGCTTCCTCCTACCACTTTCTTTGATGTTATGATTGAAAGGGATGAAGAAGATCATGAAATTTCCGTTCAGGTAACTGACATGGAAAGTATTTTACACCTTTGTAAGACAAGTTTCCCTACCAATATATTGAAATGGCACTACCGTAGCAAACATGAATCATTAATAGCCGTTTCTAATCAAGTGTTTTATGATAACAAACTTCTCATATACCCCTCTCCTGTTAATGATCCTGATCAGTTGGGACTTAAACTTGAATACCTTCCACATTCGATCTATGATCCTGGTCGTAGCTCTGTAAATCGTATTGAAGCTAAAGAAGTAGCTAAGGCCTGCATAGAGCATTATAAAAGGTATCCTAAGAAGAGCCTTGGAGTAGGGACTTTCAATATAAAACAGCAAGAAGCGATTCTCGAGGAAATTGAATTGCAACTTCGGCAAAATCCAGAGATGGAAGAATTTTTTAGAAGTGACAGAGAGGAACATTTTTTCGTCAAAAACTTAGAAACTATACAAGGCGACGAAAGAGATGTCATTTTTTTAAGTATAGGTTTTGGCAAGGACGTCGACGGAAAACTTAGTCATAACTTTGGGCCTCTTAACAAAGATGGCGGTTACAGACGGCTAAATGTTCTTATAACACGTGCCAGAGAGAGGTGTGTTGTTTTCTCAAACTTCAAATCAGCCGATCTTAGTGTCGACGAAAACTCTGTTTTTGGATTACGAGCCTTAAAAACCTTTTTAGAATTTGCAGAGCATAGAAAGCTTACCAATATAGGGACGTTTGAAGAAGATACGGAGTCTCCCTTTGAGGAATCAGTCTATACGTTTCTAAAAGATCATGGTTATACAGCAAATAAACAAATCGGTTGTGCCGGATTTCGAGTGGACATTGGAATTATTGATTCAGATCAGCCAGGTAAGTATCTAATGGGTATTGAATGTGATGGAGCAAAGTATCATTCCTCACCCGTTGCCAGAGACAGAGATAGGTTGCGGCAACAAATCCTTGAGGATAAAGGTTGGTACGTCCATCGAATATGGTCAACAGATTGGTATAGAAATCGTAAAGAAAGTGAGAAAAAACTGCTTGAAGCAGTAACAAAAGCCAGGGAAAAACAATCGCTTGATAATTCTTCTCATCAAGCTCAAAACTCAATAATATTGAAGCACAATAACGATGTAAAAGACCCTGATGGACCAGAATGGTTGAAACTTTACTTCTCCGATCAAACACCTTCAATTTACGAAAAATATGTAAGCCAAAATAATCAATCTCTTAAAGATGAAATTTTGGACTATAATGTCTGCACTTACTTAGGTATTTCCACTGACGGAGAATTACACGAACAACCTATAGAGAGCCTTAGTCAAGCTGTAGCTCAAGTTGTTAAAATAGAAGGTCCAGTACGTCTTGACGAAGTTGTTCGCCGTATACGTACTCTTTGGGGACTAGGGCGAGCTGGTGACAGAATTTATGAGTCAATTGAAAAAGCAGCAAGACAAGCTGAAAGAGATGGAAAATTGAACATTCATGGTAACTTTCTGTGGCCCGCTGATCTAAAAGAACCGAAAGTGCGAAAACGGATCGCTGATCCACCACCTAAGATTGATTTAATATGTGAAGAAGAAATTGCCGAAGCTTTAAAATTGGTACTTAAACATCAACACGGCACTCTGCAAGATGATTTAGCAATTCAAGCGTCAAGGCTCTTGGGATTTCAGGCCACTCGCAGTGATACCAATAGCAAAATTGACAACGTTATTGAAAAGCTCAAAACAGATGGCATATTGGAGTTGAAAGTTAACGGAATGTTAGATTTAAAACACCGATAGTCCATAACTATCAAAATTGCGAAAGATAAAAGGCTTCAGTCCTTGAAATTTGACATAACTGATTTTAAGTAAAATTCATTTATGGGGACAGACACTTCCAGCAATACTGATGCCCTAACCATTGCTTTTTATTGTCCCTATTTTTTGAAAAAGGGCGTCCCCTATTTCAATTGTTGTTCTTTT includes:
- a CDS encoding DUF3320 domain-containing protein, producing MDQINNQIEQARKNLLDLTMFNRLLNHKPTKRRTLKIVDEIPREIYEILVIKEKAMEFSPKITNNSVNIQQEKPSFEAQKEIQIYSEKDDESILWELPPPDSELANKYSDRFLQTNLEAESLQKHLFYVFQESNSVLEEQGYTILFLALGILEWTESPNSSESRRAPLILIPTELERLNVRSRFKLKWTGEDIITNISLKEKLKQQFISLPDFEMPDTKEGIVSYFDSVKKSISSMSSWKIYSDIYLDFFSFTKFVMWKDLDLKNWPDDMSLESFPLIRSIFDPSYEYESCYNGFSEREIDEKLSSRDVYHIMDADPSQIAVIENIKAGQNLVVEGPPGTGKSQTITNLIAELLIKQKSVLFISQKMAALEVVKSRLDSLGLGDFCLELHSRKTKKKDMLKELERTINITPPNAHVPENDFEHLENLKSELNNYAKALREGVGDSGINVYELYQIKERVYRHYKNVNREMPTVLFQSPEKVNQNQLSLAKSKIKELEEILPLVRLISSNAWRGCEPENVLQSDEIIIKGLIDECLESLKILNDSNKSLSEACAINTSLCLNDITKSLEAAMVMADSEPIDRNVLLNSEWNEPSEKASNIIEMIESFHNELEKILKKFKTESLDQDISKVLDQFNTESGKFLRFLPFTKYRSLKREINSFYKEKSTPKNNREIISDLQSLVDLLNQREQIREFNNPGKSLFGSLWKSENSHSNALRNFSKWITTYRKQILSKVLSERSADLINSGISRQEIEKQINEVEENAKRFHDKINVLKMKINSEYEFIFGTDINNVSFSHITAQLQLWRAELGKLHLWSQYVTRKNNLKQTIAEPILQFVENDSVVPEDLECCFQGNFTNYLLNFAFKERPALLTFIGELHEKKIRSFRDLDLEIIRRNRVRLKNELYRMRPPISGGSSKGSEAGILMGEMNRKRGHMPIRKLLISCGNLIQKIKQCFMMSPLSIAQFLDPTTIRFDVIIYDEASQVKPEDAIGSLLRGNQLVVMGDTKQLPPTTFFDVMIERDEEDHEISVQVTDMESILHLCKTSFPTNILKWHYRSKHESLIAVSNQVFYDNKLLIYPSPVNDPDQLGLKLEYLPHSIYDPGRSSVNRIEAKEVAKACIEHYKRYPKKSLGVGTFNIKQQEAILEEIELQLRQNPEMEEFFRSDREEHFFVKNLETIQGDERDVIFLSIGFGKDVDGKLSHNFGPLNKDGGYRRLNVLITRARERCVVFSNFKSADLSVDENSVFGLRALKTFLEFAEHRKLTNIGTFEEDTESPFEESVYTFLKDHGYTANKQIGCAGFRVDIGIIDSDQPGKYLMGIECDGAKYHSSPVARDRDRLRQQILEDKGWYVHRIWSTDWYRNRKESEKKLLEAVTKAREKQSLDNSSHQAQNSIILKHNNDVKDPDGPEWLKLYFSDQTPSIYEKYVSQNNQSLKDEILDYNVCTYLGISTDGELHEQPIESLSQAVAQVVKIEGPVRLDEVVRRIRTLWGLGRAGDRIYESIEKAARQAERDGKLNIHGNFLWPADLKEPKVRKRIADPPPKIDLICEEEIAEALKLVLKHQHGTLQDDLAIQASRLLGFQATRSDTNSKIDNVIEKLKTDGILELKVNGMLDLKHR
- a CDS encoding CopG family antitoxin — its product is MRREYDFSKSVRNPYIKKLKKQITIRLETETIDYFKKIAAAPDIPYQKLMNLFLKNCAQNKIKPSINWKSS